A window from Ignavibacteriota bacterium encodes these proteins:
- a CDS encoding YjbQ family protein, which translates to MEIFTKSFLVSTKGFNHIIDVTNSVQEKITESKLKEGNVLVFVAGATAGITTMEYEPGLIKDYPEFMEKIIPSVKNYYHDEAWHDGNGHSHLRATLQGASMQIPFTDGNLLLGPWQQIILIDFDNRSRSRKIITQIIGK; encoded by the coding sequence ATGGAAATATTTACTAAATCTTTTCTCGTTTCAACAAAGGGTTTTAATCATATAATTGATGTAACCAATTCCGTGCAAGAAAAAATTACCGAAAGTAAATTAAAAGAAGGAAATGTTTTGGTTTTTGTTGCTGGAGCAACTGCAGGAATTACAACAATGGAATATGAACCCGGGCTTATTAAAGATTATCCGGAATTTATGGAAAAAATAATTCCGTCTGTAAAGAATTATTATCATGATGAAGCTTGGCATGATGGTAACGGACACTCTCATTTAAGAGCAACTCTTCAAGGTGCATCAATGCAAATTCCATTTACGGATGGAAATTTACTTTTAGGTCCTTGGCAGCAAATTATTTTAATTGATTTTGATAATAGAAGCAGATCAAGAAAAATAATTACGCAAATTATTGGTAAATAA
- the rocD gene encoding ornithine--oxo-acid transaminase, with protein sequence MVSQDFMELEDKFGAHNYHPLPVVLEKGEGVFLWDVEGKKYYDFLSAYSAVNQGHCHPKIINTLIEQAKTLTLTSRAFYNNALGPYEKYITEYFGYDKVLPMNSGAEADETALKICRRWAYDKKGIPENEAKIIVCDGNFHGRTITVISMSTDPDSYKGFGPYTPGFIKIPYNDLSALENALEDINVAGFLVEPIQGEAGVFVPDEGYLKKAYDLCKSKNVLFIADEVQTGIARTGKLLACDHENVKPDILILGKALSGGVMPVSAVLANDEIMLVIKPGEHGSTFGGNPLACKIAITALEVVKEEKLAEKSEKLGNLFREELAKINSDMIELIRGKGLLNAIVIKPKNGKEAWDVCLKMKENGLLAKPTHQHIIRFAPPLVITEDQILEAVEIIKKSLAEI encoded by the coding sequence ATGGTTTCGCAAGATTTTATGGAGCTTGAAGATAAATTTGGTGCTCATAATTATCATCCGCTTCCTGTTGTTTTGGAAAAAGGTGAAGGAGTTTTTTTGTGGGATGTTGAAGGAAAAAAATATTACGATTTTCTTTCCGCTTATTCTGCTGTAAATCAAGGTCATTGTCACCCAAAAATTATAAATACATTAATTGAGCAAGCGAAAACTTTAACATTAACATCCCGTGCATTTTATAACAATGCGCTTGGTCCTTACGAAAAATATATTACTGAATATTTCGGATATGATAAAGTTTTGCCAATGAACTCCGGTGCTGAAGCTGATGAAACTGCGTTGAAAATTTGTCGACGCTGGGCTTATGATAAAAAAGGAATTCCGGAAAATGAAGCAAAAATTATTGTATGTGATGGAAATTTTCATGGAAGAACAATTACAGTAATTTCAATGTCAACCGATCCGGATTCTTATAAAGGATTTGGACCATATACGCCGGGATTTATTAAAATTCCATATAACGATTTATCTGCTTTAGAAAATGCTTTAGAGGATATAAATGTTGCAGGATTTTTAGTAGAACCAATTCAAGGTGAAGCTGGAGTTTTTGTTCCGGACGAAGGATATTTGAAAAAAGCTTATGATTTGTGCAAATCAAAAAATGTTTTATTTATTGCCGATGAAGTTCAAACCGGAATTGCAAGAACCGGAAAACTTTTAGCTTGCGATCATGAAAATGTAAAACCGGATATTTTAATTTTGGGTAAAGCTTTATCTGGCGGAGTAATGCCGGTTTCTGCGGTTTTAGCAAATGATGAAATTATGTTAGTTATAAAACCTGGTGAACACGGCTCTACTTTTGGAGGAAATCCTCTTGCATGCAAAATTGCTATAACAGCTTTGGAAGTTGTTAAAGAAGAAAAATTAGCGGAAAAATCCGAAAAATTAGGAAACCTTTTTAGAGAAGAATTAGCAAAAATTAATTCTGATATGATAGAATTAATTCGCGGAAAAGGTTTATTAAACGCAATTGTTATAAAACCTAAAAACGGAAAAGAAGCTTGGGATGTTTGCTTAAAAATGAAGGAAAACGGTTTACTCGCAAAACCAACACATCAACATATTATTAGATTTGCGCCACCTTTGGTAATTACCGAAGACCAAATTTTAGAAGCTGTTGAAATAATAAAAAAATCACTTGCAGAAATTTAG
- a CDS encoding response regulator, whose amino-acid sequence MSQALKVIQFDTDENKELNKISLNSDKIYFSVSKPLKYSATITALLGVISLILEIKLYFQFSYELYLARLFPTVFSFLTLIALNSKFGKKNQIGLLHFYLSSLIISISFFAYRVPQFYSYNLMGALLLILVMAHFTFWKVQNQIFVAIYFAISFLASAIISSTFIINEVNSWVYGFGVAALLLISILTNQLKNSSTTKSKLNNKNLSKVSDDNDDQKNDSENSFSNYIDRSIAPLFQLGLDGSIKFANQSFNEIIGNLPETEIKNYNFFSNFINSEKIKTHILKKLESKGRIENYRLSLIGKDGNEEIYLMDCKIDSSNSDMQIIEGTIRNVTFQFNKEKELSKEIENIKNAKNVSQKIIPNISSTKKNNLVSKLGHELRTPMNSVLGFLTLIENGLFETEEELKEFSRSAKLSAQSLLGILNDVVELSKIDEGEVEIHDSEFDIRNEIEKVMTSVNPFLTEKNLNISYNLSDNVPEKIITDPLKFNQILTNLVTNAIQSTESGSIKILADARINNEKKLELITSVEDTSGGIEKNKLDELLNIDLSNGNQKTKITTNSLHILICKEILKLMSGTLLAKSEVGKGSKFSFVIGLRNANLKINGSGSLKSENANEINYTNKPKLLLVEDNPISRKVEKKLLEDAGYYVDCVDNGFDAIQRISFGNYNLVLMDIELKDLNGLETTKKIRTLPESVNKIPIVAVTAHSSMKDREKCLLAGMNDYISKPINITFLKMTIDQWLNAAKSL is encoded by the coding sequence ATGAGTCAAGCACTAAAAGTTATTCAATTTGATACAGATGAAAATAAAGAGTTGAATAAAATCAGCTTAAACTCAGATAAAATATATTTTTCTGTTTCAAAGCCGTTAAAATATTCTGCAACAATTACTGCGCTTCTTGGTGTAATTTCCTTAATTCTCGAAATTAAATTATACTTTCAATTTTCATACGAATTATATCTCGCAAGACTATTTCCAACAGTTTTTTCTTTTCTAACTTTAATTGCTCTGAATTCTAAATTCGGGAAAAAAAATCAAATTGGATTATTACATTTTTATCTTTCATCGTTAATTATTTCAATTAGTTTTTTTGCATATCGAGTTCCGCAATTTTATTCATACAATTTAATGGGCGCATTGCTTCTTATTTTGGTTATGGCTCATTTCACATTTTGGAAAGTTCAAAATCAAATTTTTGTTGCAATATATTTTGCAATTTCATTTTTAGCTTCGGCAATTATTTCAAGTACTTTTATAATCAACGAAGTAAATTCTTGGGTTTACGGATTTGGTGTTGCAGCATTATTATTAATTTCTATTTTAACAAATCAACTTAAAAATTCTAGCACTACAAAAAGTAAATTAAATAATAAAAATCTTTCAAAAGTTTCTGATGATAATGACGATCAAAAAAATGATTCTGAAAATAGTTTTTCAAATTATATTGATAGATCAATTGCGCCATTATTCCAATTGGGTTTAGATGGATCAATTAAATTTGCAAATCAATCGTTTAATGAAATTATTGGAAATTTACCGGAAACCGAAATTAAGAATTATAACTTTTTTTCAAACTTTATAAATAGTGAAAAAATAAAAACACATATCTTGAAAAAGCTTGAAAGCAAAGGTAGAATTGAGAATTATCGTTTGAGCTTAATTGGGAAAGATGGAAACGAGGAAATTTATTTGATGGATTGCAAAATTGATTCAAGCAATTCCGATATGCAAATTATTGAAGGTACAATAAGAAATGTTACTTTTCAATTTAATAAAGAAAAGGAATTAAGCAAAGAAATTGAAAATATCAAAAATGCAAAAAATGTCTCGCAGAAAATTATCCCAAATATTTCTTCAACCAAAAAAAATAATTTAGTTTCAAAATTGGGTCACGAATTACGCACGCCAATGAATTCCGTATTGGGATTTTTAACATTAATTGAAAACGGATTATTTGAGACTGAAGAAGAGCTAAAAGAGTTTTCGAGAAGTGCAAAATTATCCGCTCAGTCGCTTTTAGGAATTTTAAATGATGTTGTTGAACTTTCAAAAATAGATGAAGGCGAAGTTGAAATTCATGATTCCGAATTTGATATCAGAAACGAAATTGAAAAAGTGATGACTTCTGTAAATCCATTTTTAACCGAAAAAAATCTTAACATTTCCTATAATTTAAGTGATAATGTTCCGGAAAAAATAATTACAGATCCTTTAAAGTTTAATCAAATTTTAACAAATTTGGTTACCAATGCAATTCAATCAACAGAAAGCGGTTCAATAAAAATTTTAGCAGATGCCAGAATAAATAATGAAAAGAAACTGGAATTAATAACTTCCGTTGAAGATACAAGCGGCGGAATAGAAAAAAATAAATTGGATGAATTATTAAACATCGATTTAAGTAATGGAAATCAGAAAACGAAAATTACGACAAACTCACTTCATATTTTAATCTGCAAAGAAATATTGAAATTAATGAGCGGAACTCTTTTAGCAAAATCTGAAGTTGGAAAGGGAAGTAAATTTAGTTTTGTAATAGGATTAAGAAATGCAAATTTGAAAATAAATGGAAGCGGAAGTTTAAAATCAGAAAATGCAAACGAAATAAATTATACAAATAAACCAAAATTATTGCTTGTTGAAGATAATCCCATTAGCAGAAAAGTTGAGAAAAAATTGCTTGAAGATGCCGGATATTATGTTGATTGCGTTGATAATGGATTTGATGCAATTCAAAGAATTTCTTTCGGTAATTATAATTTAGTTTTGATGGATATTGAACTTAAAGATTTAAATGGATTGGAAACCACAAAGAAAATAAGAACTTTACCGGAAAGTGTAAATAAAATTCCAATTGTTGCTGTTACTGCTCATTCAAGCATGAAAGACAGAGAAAAATGTTTACTTGCGGGAATGAACGATTATATTTCAAAACCGATTAATATTACATTTCTAAAAATGACAATTGACCAATGGCTGAATGCAGCAAAGAGTTTGTAA
- a CDS encoding phosphatase PAP2 family protein, which yields MTEFFYSIDLEIFYFINQTISNPIFDKFFPFITQVKNWIIAYIFLWFILFFNGGKKGKIAAISVIFLIIISDQISSNFLKNFFDRIRPSNSLENVNLLINNTKSFSFPSSHAVNNFAVATFFYKLYPKFKWILFTIAVLMALSRPYVGVHYPSDILGGAIIGIIIGLLFSVIVKSIEKKFIKN from the coding sequence ATGACAGAATTTTTTTACTCAATTGATTTGGAAATCTTTTATTTCATAAACCAAACAATTTCCAATCCTATTTTCGATAAATTTTTTCCATTTATTACCCAAGTAAAAAATTGGATTATTGCTTACATATTTTTATGGTTTATTCTTTTTTTTAACGGAGGGAAAAAAGGTAAAATTGCGGCAATTTCAGTTATATTTTTAATAATTATTTCTGATCAAATAAGCAGTAATTTCCTTAAAAATTTTTTTGATAGAATTAGACCAAGCAATTCACTGGAAAATGTTAATTTGCTAATTAATAACACAAAGTCCTTTTCTTTTCCTTCATCTCATGCCGTAAATAATTTTGCCGTAGCAACATTTTTCTATAAATTATATCCAAAATTTAAATGGATTTTATTCACGATTGCTGTATTAATGGCATTATCAAGACCTTATGTTGGCGTTCATTATCCTTCAGATATTTTGGGCGGAGCAATTATTGGAATTATTATTGGTTTATTATTTTCTGTTATTGTAAAATCCATTGAAAAGAAATTTATCAAAAATTAA
- a CDS encoding AMP nucleosidase — translation MKTKLDIAKNWLPRYTGTKLDNFGEYFLLTNFNNYVSKFAEQFNCDINGEGRPMQAATNSAGLSIINFGIGSANAATIMDLLIAKEPKGILFLGKCGGLKKSTELGHFILPTAAIRGDGTSNEYMPPEVPALPSFKLHKFVSDKIVARNLEYRTGVVYTSNRRVWEWDDNFKDYLKKLGTIGIDMETATIFIAGYANQIVRGALLLVSDLPMLPEGVKTEESDLIVTKNFVDIHLQIGIEAMSDIEAKGETIKHFTF, via the coding sequence ATGAAAACAAAACTTGATATTGCAAAAAATTGGCTCCCACGTTATACCGGAACTAAATTAGATAATTTTGGCGAATATTTTTTACTTACTAACTTTAATAATTATGTTTCAAAATTTGCCGAGCAATTTAATTGCGATATAAACGGCGAAGGCAGACCAATGCAAGCTGCAACAAATTCAGCGGGATTATCAATTATAAATTTCGGAATTGGTTCCGCAAATGCAGCAACTATTATGGATTTATTAATTGCAAAAGAACCAAAAGGAATTTTATTTTTAGGTAAATGTGGAGGATTAAAAAAATCAACTGAGCTTGGCCATTTTATATTACCCACTGCTGCAATTAGAGGTGATGGAACAAGCAATGAATATATGCCTCCGGAAGTTCCGGCTTTGCCATCATTTAAATTACATAAATTTGTTTCTGATAAAATTGTTGCAAGAAATTTAGAATATAGAACCGGTGTAGTTTATACTTCAAATAGAAGAGTTTGGGAATGGGATGATAACTTTAAAGATTATCTTAAAAAATTAGGAACAATCGGAATTGATATGGAAACTGCTACAATTTTTATTGCCGGATACGCAAATCAGATTGTACGCGGAGCATTACTTTTAGTTTCGGATTTACCAATGTTACCGGAAGGTGTTAAAACTGAGGAATCAGATTTAATTGTTACAAAGAACTTTGTTGATATTCATCTTCAAATTGGAATTGAAGCAATGTCTGATATTGAAGCAAAAGGTGAAACAATTAAGCATTTTACTTTTTAG
- a CDS encoding DUF2892 domain-containing protein, translating to MEKNVGGNDKNIRLIIGAILLIASFLASSFWLGLIGVILITTALVGFCPAYIPLKKNTFKSEK from the coding sequence ATGGAAAAAAATGTTGGCGGAAATGATAAGAATATCCGACTAATAATTGGTGCAATTTTACTTATTGCTAGTTTTTTAGCTTCAAGTTTTTGGCTTGGTTTAATTGGTGTAATTTTAATTACAACTGCACTTGTTGGTTTTTGTCCGGCTTATATTCCATTAAAGAAAAATACGTTTAAGAGTGAAAAATAA
- a CDS encoding VOC family protein translates to MKNNIGKIGWVDLTTPDADKIRDFYSKVAGWNFDNVSMGDYNDYLMLSPNNEPISGICHKLGANKNLPNQWLIYITVENIQKSVDECLKLGGKLISEIRNYGNTAKYCIIEDPSGAVAALYSENN, encoded by the coding sequence GTGAAAAATAATATTGGTAAAATTGGCTGGGTTGATTTAACAACTCCGGATGCAGACAAAATTAGAGATTTTTACTCTAAAGTTGCCGGTTGGAATTTTGATAATGTTTCCATGGGAGATTACAATGATTACCTCATGTTATCTCCCAATAATGAACCAATTAGCGGAATTTGTCATAAACTTGGTGCAAATAAAAATTTACCGAATCAATGGTTAATTTATATTACAGTTGAAAATATTCAAAAAAGTGTGGATGAATGTTTGAAATTGGGTGGCAAACTGATTTCCGAAATTAGAAATTATGGCAACACAGCTAAATATTGTATTATTGAAGATCCTTCCGGTGCAGTTGCTGCTTTATATTCTGAAAATAACTGA
- a CDS encoding GNAT family N-acetyltransferase, whose amino-acid sequence MENLKIKFAEERDIPIILDFIKRLAEYEKLSHQVIATEKELKKTLFDEKSNAEVILGYFNETPVAFALFFHNYSTFLAKKGIYLEDLFVLEEYRRNGLGKQMLQFLAKLAVERNCGRFEWSVLDWNIPAIEFYKKIGAELKTEWILTRLTGNSLLEFAND is encoded by the coding sequence ATGGAAAACTTGAAAATTAAATTTGCCGAAGAAAGAGATATTCCAATAATTTTAGATTTTATTAAAAGATTAGCAGAATATGAAAAATTATCTCATCAAGTAATTGCAACTGAAAAAGAACTAAAAAAAACTTTGTTTGATGAAAAAAGTAATGCGGAAGTAATTCTTGGATATTTTAATGAAACTCCCGTTGCGTTTGCACTTTTCTTTCATAATTACTCAACATTTTTAGCAAAGAAAGGTATTTATTTAGAAGATTTATTTGTGCTTGAAGAATATAGAAGAAATGGATTGGGAAAACAAATGCTGCAATTTTTAGCTAAACTTGCCGTTGAAAGAAATTGCGGAAGATTTGAATGGTCGGTTTTGGATTGGAATATTCCTGCAATTGAATTTTACAAAAAAATAGGTGCAGAATTAAAAACAGAATGGATTTTAACAAGATTAACCGGAAATTCACTTTTGGAATTTGCTAATGATTAG
- a CDS encoding DUF481 domain-containing protein — MISMKIKVIIIFLFFIKLTAQNNEIGAGIGLGSFMGNFPAQTVFGGKVFYEFQSPLIYFDKIQFHFSAAQKLEKFLPGKSRIEYFSYFYSVGTSVLLFQNPNENFYISEGLGLIYLNDRSFSDINTWNLGLLLSLNFAYQINPQSKLGFNFDYGMTFTNTNSSYTLFLLNYSYNLDL; from the coding sequence ATGATTAGTATGAAAATAAAAGTAATCATCATTTTTTTATTTTTTATTAAACTAACTGCACAAAATAATGAAATTGGTGCGGGAATTGGTTTAGGTTCATTTATGGGAAATTTTCCGGCGCAGACAGTTTTTGGCGGAAAAGTATTTTATGAATTTCAATCGCCATTAATTTATTTTGATAAAATTCAGTTTCATTTTTCTGCAGCACAAAAGTTAGAAAAATTTCTTCCTGGAAAGTCAAGAATAGAATATTTCTCATACTTTTATTCCGTTGGAACTTCTGTTTTGTTATTTCAAAATCCGAATGAAAATTTTTATATTAGTGAAGGATTAGGTTTAATTTATTTGAATGACAGATCTTTCAGTGATATTAATACTTGGAATTTGGGATTGTTACTAAGTCTAAATTTTGCTTACCAAATAAATCCACAATCAAAACTTGGTTTTAATTTTGATTACGGAATGACGTTTACAAATACAAATTCGAGTTATACTTTATTCCTTCTGAATTATTCTTATAATTTAGATTTATAA
- a CDS encoding bifunctional 3-deoxy-7-phosphoheptulonate synthase/chorismate mutase — protein sequence MEESKKLENLRKKINNLDNDLLQLLAERRKLSTEVVESKIESDQPIRDLERETELLSRIINSGKKIGLDSHYVSKIFYDIIDDSVRLQQNHFQKSLFDNGTDVIRIAIQGIDGSYSSMAAKKFFAQFNKEIIFISKERFDEVALEVEEGRADFAMLPIENTTSGGINEVYDLLLHTKLSIIGEEKFQVKHCLVGSENTTLGKLELIFAHYQAAAQCNKFLATIPNVKIQYFADTALSAKKIKDEGKVEFGAIASEEAANFFNLKILQRDIANQPENFTRFLVCSRKSQLIDPRIPAKTSLVMATAHTAGSLLKALAVFSKFDVNIEKLESRPIIGNPWEEMFYLDFEGNIQDEKIKLLLDDLGIHTRFLKVLGCYPTKEIGKAALDFLAASAGKTEDQKKVEPVQNAEKPKKTSKPKSYKLASRDYKAEDTIIKVNDIAIGGNNFIVIGGPCSVESHDQIFQCAQFAKEHGTQVLRGGCFKPRTSPYSFQGMGFEGLNELKSAGKKYDMPIITEVLSSEQVANVALQSDIVQIGARNMQNFALLKEVGRIHRPVMLKRGMMSSLDELLNAAEYILAHGNRQVILCERGIRTFETATRNTLDLSAIPFLKELTHLPIIVDPSHAIGVRDKVAPLAKAAKVVGAHGIMIEFHPDPDKALSDGEQSLTFEQYGTLMKELYEL from the coding sequence ATGGAAGAATCAAAAAAACTGGAAAATTTACGCAAAAAAATAAATAATCTTGATAACGATCTTTTACAATTACTTGCCGAAAGAAGAAAATTAAGCACGGAAGTTGTAGAATCCAAAATTGAATCTGATCAGCCGATTAGAGATTTGGAAAGGGAAACTGAATTGCTTTCACGAATAATAAATTCCGGTAAAAAAATTGGCTTAGATTCCCATTATGTTTCGAAAATATTCTATGATATTATTGATGATTCTGTCCGTTTGCAGCAAAATCATTTTCAAAAATCTCTGTTTGATAACGGAACCGATGTAATTAGAATTGCAATTCAAGGAATTGACGGCTCTTACAGTTCAATGGCTGCAAAAAAGTTTTTCGCACAATTTAATAAGGAAATTATTTTTATCAGCAAAGAAAGATTTGATGAAGTTGCTTTGGAAGTTGAAGAGGGAAGAGCTGATTTTGCAATGCTTCCAATTGAAAATACAACTTCAGGCGGAATTAATGAAGTTTATGATTTATTGCTTCACACAAAATTATCAATTATCGGAGAAGAAAAATTTCAAGTTAAACATTGTTTAGTTGGCTCAGAAAACACAACTTTAGGAAAACTTGAATTAATTTTTGCTCATTATCAAGCTGCTGCACAATGCAATAAATTTTTAGCAACAATTCCGAATGTTAAAATTCAATATTTTGCTGATACTGCGCTTTCCGCAAAAAAAATTAAGGATGAAGGAAAAGTTGAATTTGGTGCAATTGCAAGTGAAGAAGCCGCAAATTTTTTCAATCTAAAAATTCTTCAAAGAGATATTGCTAATCAACCGGAAAATTTTACTCGATTCTTAGTTTGCTCAAGAAAATCTCAATTAATTGATCCAAGAATTCCGGCAAAAACTTCCTTGGTAATGGCAACTGCGCATACTGCCGGTTCACTTTTAAAGGCTTTAGCGGTTTTCAGCAAATTTGATGTAAATATTGAAAAATTGGAATCGCGTCCAATAATTGGAAATCCATGGGAAGAAATGTTTTACTTGGATTTTGAAGGAAATATTCAAGACGAAAAAATTAAATTATTGTTGGATGATTTAGGAATTCATACAAGATTTCTAAAAGTTTTGGGTTGTTACCCAACAAAAGAAATTGGAAAAGCCGCACTTGATTTTCTTGCTGCATCTGCCGGAAAAACCGAAGATCAGAAAAAAGTTGAGCCGGTTCAAAATGCGGAAAAACCAAAAAAAACTTCTAAACCTAAAAGTTACAAACTCGCAAGCAGAGATTATAAAGCTGAAGATACAATTATTAAAGTTAATGATATAGCAATTGGCGGAAATAATTTTATTGTAATCGGCGGACCTTGTTCTGTTGAATCTCATGATCAAATTTTTCAATGTGCACAATTTGCAAAAGAACACGGAACCCAAGTTTTGCGCGGCGGATGTTTTAAACCGAGAACATCACCATATAGTTTTCAAGGAATGGGTTTTGAGGGTTTAAATGAATTGAAAAGTGCCGGAAAAAAATATGATATGCCTATAATTACCGAAGTTTTGTCTTCCGAGCAAGTTGCTAACGTTGCTTTGCAATCTGACATTGTGCAAATTGGCGCAAGAAATATGCAAAATTTTGCATTGCTGAAAGAAGTCGGAAGAATTCACCGACCAGTAATGCTGAAAAGGGGAATGATGTCATCGCTTGATGAATTATTAAATGCTGCAGAATATATTTTAGCTCACGGAAACCGACAAGTAATTTTATGCGAGCGTGGAATTAGAACTTTTGAAACTGCAACAAGAAATACCTTGGATTTAAGCGCAATTCCGTTTTTGAAAGAACTTACGCACTTGCCGATTATTGTTGATCCTTCTCATGCAATTGGAGTAAGAGATAAAGTTGCTCCTTTGGCTAAAGCCGCAAAAGTTGTTGGCGCTCATGGAATTATGATTGAGTTTCATCCGGATCCGGATAAAGCCCTAAGCGATGGTGAACAATCATTAACTTTTGAGCAATATGGAACTTTGATGAAAGAACTTTACGAGTTATAA
- a CDS encoding 4Fe-4S dicluster domain-containing protein, whose translation MSQNRRDFFKTIAAIGAGGTALSAVTPKKNIAAPENLLSTERKGVLVDTTVCIGCRKCEWACKGAHDIEQGNYEDYQNDKTFETNRRPSAKSLTVVNQYFAEETPATIKLQCMHCDHPACVSACIVGAFSKVENGSVIWDTDKCIGCRYCMVACPFQVPAFEYEKALDPKIAKCDFCYERTKVGKLPACIEICPVEAMTYGKREDLILEAKRRIKNYPDRYYDHIFGEYEVGGTSWLYIAQKDLVSSVFPKLGNNPAPGVSESIQHGLFAYFVPPIAVYALLGGIMWLSKDRETKKENT comes from the coding sequence ATGTCACAAAACAGAAGAGACTTTTTTAAAACTATAGCTGCTATTGGAGCTGGAGGAACTGCACTTTCGGCCGTAACTCCAAAAAAAAATATTGCAGCGCCGGAAAATCTTTTAAGTACTGAAAGAAAAGGTGTACTTGTTGATACTACAGTCTGCATTGGCTGCAGAAAATGTGAATGGGCGTGTAAAGGTGCTCATGATATTGAACAAGGCAATTATGAAGATTATCAAAATGACAAAACTTTTGAAACTAACAGAAGACCTTCTGCAAAAAGTTTGACCGTTGTAAATCAATATTTTGCTGAAGAAACTCCCGCAACAATTAAATTACAATGCATGCATTGCGATCATCCAGCTTGCGTATCTGCATGTATTGTTGGAGCATTTTCCAAAGTTGAAAATGGTTCCGTAATATGGGATACTGATAAATGTATTGGTTGCAGATATTGTATGGTTGCTTGCCCATTTCAAGTTCCAGCATTTGAATATGAAAAAGCTCTCGATCCAAAAATTGCAAAATGTGATTTTTGTTATGAAAGGACAAAAGTCGGTAAACTTCCGGCATGTATTGAAATTTGTCCGGTTGAAGCTATGACTTACGGAAAAAGAGAAGACTTAATTTTAGAAGCAAAGCGAAGAATTAAAAATTATCCGGATAGATATTATGATCACATTTTTGGCGAATACGAAGTAGGGGGAACATCTTGGTTATATATTGCGCAAAAAGATTTAGTTAGTTCTGTATTTCCAAAATTAGGAAATAACCCGGCCCCCGGAGTTTCAGAATCAATTCAACATGGATTGTTTGCATATTTTGTTCCGCCAATTGCAGTATATGCTTTACTTGGTGGAATTATGTGGTTAAGTAAAGATAGAGAAACTAAAAAGGAGAATACATAA